One genomic segment of Ignavibacteriota bacterium includes these proteins:
- a CDS encoding nucleotidyltransferase domain-containing protein, with the protein MIVNNVLNKLFSAPTSIMVLRELSLRNTGITGRELGRVINITPQAVHNTLSNLETLKIVKREFAGRSHFFTLNRNHFLTKKIIESIFEYEREYLKSIFDKIKKEIGKETSSIILYGSVARKDENWESDFDICIVYNNEKKQIEDKIKNLRTKLYDDYGITLAPYYVSQKEFIEGNKKNKSPIKNIINEGKVISGLSISRLING; encoded by the coding sequence ATGATAGTTAATAATGTTTTAAACAAATTATTTTCTGCACCAACATCAATTATGGTTTTAAGAGAATTATCATTGCGGAATACCGGAATAACTGGAAGGGAATTAGGCAGAGTAATAAATATTACACCGCAAGCCGTACATAATACACTTAGTAATTTAGAAACACTTAAAATTGTGAAAAGGGAATTTGCTGGAAGATCTCATTTCTTTACATTAAACAGAAATCATTTTCTAACGAAAAAAATTATTGAAAGTATTTTTGAATATGAAAGAGAATATCTAAAAAGTATTTTTGATAAAATAAAAAAGGAAATTGGCAAAGAAACATCAAGCATTATTCTATATGGAAGTGTTGCAAGAAAAGACGAGAATTGGGAAAGCGATTTTGATATTTGTATTGTATATAATAATGAGAAAAAACAAATTGAAGATAAAATTAAAAATTTAAGAACTAAGCTATACGATGACTATGGAATAACACTTGCACCTTATTATGTTAGTCAAAAAGAATTTATTGAAGGGAACAAAAAAAATAAATCACCAATAAAAAATATAATAAATGAAGGAAAAGTTATTTCGGGCTTATCAATAAGCAGGTTAATAAATGGTTAA
- a CDS encoding nuclear transport factor 2 family protein produces the protein MKTKIMLLFLTFLTANLSLAQNSSEEEEIINLSKAKWQWMSDKNVDKLDSLFHEKSMFVHMGGTWGKEPEINIIKSGGIWYKNADIHEVSVKIIDNTAILLNKITLLAVVGGNEVTNPFEVTEVYINQNGNWKLGSLSFTKLLIPNAQ, from the coding sequence ATGAAAACAAAAATTATGCTTCTCTTTCTAACATTTTTAACAGCGAATTTATCACTTGCACAAAATTCTTCTGAAGAAGAGGAAATTATTAATCTTTCCAAAGCCAAATGGCAGTGGATGTCAGACAAAAATGTAGATAAGCTAGATTCACTCTTCCATGAAAAGTCTATGTTCGTGCATATGGGTGGAACTTGGGGGAAAGAACCGGAAATCAACATAATAAAGAGTGGTGGAATCTGGTATAAGAATGCGGACATTCATGAAGTATCTGTAAAAATTATTGATAATACTGCAATCCTATTAAATAAAATTACACTGCTTGCAGTTGTCGGAGGAAATGAAGTTACCAATCCTTTTGAAGTTACTGAAGTGTATATAAATCAAAATGGAAATTGGAAATTAGGTTCACTATCATTTACTAAGCTGCTTATCCCTAATGCTCAATAA
- a CDS encoding alpha/beta fold hydrolase: MKQKNIRIIEKLLKSLILFLVVIFISSCNLFNEDQLIIKEQCSFTIGGKIIRNPGKFDPFNPTPTGQTYRGDHAYVFYQIPDNAHKYPLVMWHGFGQFSKTWETTPDGREGFQNIFLRRRFPVYLIDQPRRGDAGRSTVSANIEPIADEQQWFGTFRLGIWPNYFDGVQFAKDSVTLDQYFRSMTPSIGTIDINVNAEAVSELFNKIGSAILITHSHSGGMGWLTAIKNQNVKAIVSYEPGSGFIFPDVEVPEPLASSGGTLVAIGVSMQEFLKLTKIPIVIYYGDYIPSEPNPNPGQDGWRVRLEMAKLWRDVVNKNGGDVTVIHLPEVGIKGNTHFPFSDLNNLEIADLLSDWLKAKGLDK, translated from the coding sequence ATGAAACAAAAAAACATTAGAATAATTGAAAAGTTATTGAAATCTTTAATTTTATTTCTGGTCGTAATATTTATTTCATCATGTAATTTATTCAATGAAGATCAGCTTATTATCAAAGAACAATGCAGTTTTACAATAGGTGGAAAGATCATTCGCAATCCCGGTAAATTTGATCCATTTAACCCAACACCAACCGGACAAACTTATCGAGGTGATCATGCTTACGTTTTCTATCAAATTCCGGACAATGCACATAAATATCCTTTAGTTATGTGGCATGGCTTCGGTCAGTTTTCAAAAACATGGGAAACAACACCGGATGGGCGTGAAGGATTTCAGAATATATTTTTACGAAGACGTTTTCCGGTTTATTTAATTGATCAACCAAGAAGAGGTGATGCCGGTCGAAGCACAGTTAGTGCGAATATTGAACCAATAGCCGATGAACAACAATGGTTTGGTACATTCCGATTAGGTATATGGCCAAATTATTTTGATGGAGTACAATTCGCCAAAGATTCTGTTACTCTTGATCAATATTTTCGTTCTATGACACCAAGCATTGGTACAATCGACATAAATGTTAATGCAGAAGCGGTGTCTGAACTTTTTAATAAAATAGGTTCTGCAATTTTAATTACACATTCACATTCTGGCGGAATGGGCTGGCTCACCGCAATTAAAAATCAAAATGTAAAAGCTATTGTTTCTTATGAACCGGGAAGTGGTTTTATTTTTCCGGATGTTGAAGTCCCCGAACCTTTGGCAAGTTCTGGTGGTACGCTTGTAGCTATTGGTGTTTCAATGCAAGAATTTCTAAAACTTACAAAAATTCCAATTGTAATTTATTATGGAGATTATATACCAAGTGAACCAAATCCTAATCCCGGACAAGATGGATGGCGAGTAAGACTTGAAATGGCAAAGTTGTGGAGAGATGTTGTAAATAAAAATGGGGGAGATGTAACTGTTATTCATTTGCCGGAAGTTGGAATTAAAGGTAACACTCATTTCCCATTTTCAGATTTAAATAATTTAGAAATTGCCGATTTACTATCAGATTGGCTAAAAGCAAAAGGATTAGATAAATAA
- a CDS encoding AraC family transcriptional regulator, with translation MEKIFRFNTVKEYNDLNNHQTLHPLVSVIDFSKADPRSWGGQKTVRINYGLYCIFLKEVKCGDLKYGRNYYDYQEGTLVFVSPGQIMQIENDGKVYQPKGYALVFHPDLIHGTSLAKSINDYSFFSYNANEALHLSERERQIVLDCFSKIEFELNGSIDKHSKKLITSNIELFLNYCERFYDRQFITRDNVNKGILEKFEDLLNDYFNSEKPTQIGLPTVSYFAVELHLSANYFGDLIKKETGKSAKEYIHYKIIDLAKNKTLDTNKTVNEIAYELGFKYPQHFTRLFKNLTGQTPNQFRSLN, from the coding sequence ATGGAAAAGATTTTCAGATTTAACACCGTAAAAGAATACAATGATTTAAATAATCATCAAACTCTTCACCCTTTGGTTAGCGTTATTGATTTTTCAAAAGCCGATCCAAGATCTTGGGGAGGACAAAAAACCGTAAGAATCAATTATGGTTTATATTGCATTTTTTTGAAGGAAGTAAAATGTGGAGATTTAAAGTATGGGAGAAACTATTATGATTACCAAGAAGGCACATTGGTTTTTGTCTCTCCGGGACAAATAATGCAAATTGAAAATGACGGGAAAGTTTATCAGCCCAAAGGTTATGCTTTAGTTTTTCATCCAGATTTAATACATGGAACTTCACTTGCAAAAAGCATAAATGATTATAGTTTTTTTAGCTACAACGCTAATGAAGCACTTCATTTATCAGAAAGAGAGAGACAAATTGTTTTGGATTGTTTTTCGAAAATCGAATTTGAACTGAACGGCAGTATTGATAAGCACAGTAAAAAACTTATAACTTCAAATATTGAATTATTCCTAAATTATTGTGAACGTTTTTATGATCGTCAGTTCATTACGAGAGATAATGTTAATAAAGGTATTTTGGAAAAGTTTGAAGATTTATTAAATGATTATTTTAATTCAGAAAAACCAACACAAATAGGCTTACCAACTGTTTCATATTTTGCGGTAGAACTACATTTATCTGCAAATTATTTTGGTGATTTGATTAAAAAGGAAACCGGAAAATCTGCAAAAGAATATATTCACTACAAAATTATTGATTTAGCTAAAAACAAAACATTAGATACAAATAAAACTGTAAATGAAATTGCATACGAATTAGGATTTAAATATCCTCAACATTTTACTCGGTTATTTAAAAACTTAACTGGCCAAACACCCAATCAATTTAGGTCTTTGAATTAG
- a CDS encoding GH92 family glycosyl hydrolase, which produces MKRILLAVLMLTFTIFANDSVKKKELAEFVNPLVGTDSDYTLSNGNTYPAIAVPWGMNFWTPQTGKMGNGWQYTYDAYKIRGFKQTHQPSPWINDYGAFSIMPVVGKLKFNEDDRASWFSHKRETVKPYYYQVYLGDYDTWVEFTPTERAAQFNINFPKTEKAYLVIDAFHKGSFVKVLPKEKKIIGFSRNNDGGVPENFHNYFVIYLDKEIDSVYTWNGTALSANSFESKGEHVGTVVKLKVKENEKVNIKIASSFISYDQAELNLKNEIGNDTFEQTLNKAKNTWNEGLNRIEVDGGSEEQFKTFYTALYRTMLFPRKFYEIDKNNNVVHYSPYNGEILPGYMFTDNGFWDTFRAVFPFFTIMQRELSSNIMEGLANAYKESGWLPEWASPGHRDCMVGSNSASIIADAYLKGIRGFDINSCYDGILKNSENEGPLKSVGRFGAKYYNTLGYIPYDVNVNENVARTLEYCYDDFTIMKLAKALNRPQSEINLFAKRALNYKNVFDPSTNFMRGKNKDGNWQSPFIPEKWGDAFTEGSSWHYTWSVFHDPQGLIDLMGGREKFVNKLDSVFTSEPTFDFSYYGIQIHEITEMVIAGMGQYAHGNQPIQHAIYLYNYAGEPWKAQKYVRQTLDLMYTPYPDGLCGDEDNGQTSAWYVMSAAGFYSVCPGTDEYVLGSPLFEKVTLKLENGKTYTIAGKNNSSENIYIHNAKLNGENYTKNFIRHSDIMNGGKLDFEMSNTPNLKRGINKEDFPYSFSNEFKK; this is translated from the coding sequence ATGAAAAGAATATTACTGGCAGTTTTAATGCTTACATTTACAATATTTGCAAATGACTCAGTTAAGAAAAAAGAACTTGCAGAATTTGTTAATCCGCTTGTGGGCACAGATTCAGATTATACTCTTTCAAATGGAAATACATATCCGGCAATAGCAGTGCCGTGGGGAATGAATTTTTGGACACCGCAAACCGGGAAAATGGGAAACGGATGGCAGTACACTTATGATGCATATAAAATTCGTGGATTTAAGCAAACTCATCAGCCATCGCCTTGGATAAATGATTATGGTGCATTTTCTATTATGCCCGTTGTTGGTAAATTAAAATTCAACGAAGATGATCGTGCTTCTTGGTTCAGTCACAAACGAGAAACCGTTAAACCATATTACTATCAAGTTTATCTTGGTGATTACGATACTTGGGTTGAATTCACACCAACGGAACGAGCCGCACAATTTAATATCAATTTTCCCAAAACAGAAAAAGCTTATTTAGTTATTGATGCCTTTCATAAAGGTTCATTTGTAAAAGTATTACCAAAAGAAAAAAAGATTATTGGATTTAGCAGAAATAATGATGGCGGAGTTCCGGAAAATTTTCATAATTATTTTGTGATTTATCTTGATAAGGAAATTGATTCTGTTTACACATGGAATGGAACAGCACTTTCTGCAAACAGTTTTGAAAGTAAAGGTGAACATGTTGGAACGGTAGTAAAATTAAAAGTTAAAGAAAATGAAAAAGTGAATATTAAAATTGCATCATCCTTTATAAGTTATGATCAAGCTGAATTAAATCTAAAAAATGAAATTGGTAATGACACTTTTGAACAAACACTTAACAAAGCAAAAAATACTTGGAATGAAGGATTAAATAGAATTGAAGTTGATGGAGGAAGTGAAGAACAATTCAAAACATTTTACACAGCGTTGTATCGCACAATGTTATTCCCCAGGAAATTTTATGAGATTGATAAAAATAATAATGTAGTTCATTACAGCCCGTATAACGGCGAAATATTACCGGGTTATATGTTTACTGATAATGGCTTTTGGGATACATTCCGTGCTGTTTTCCCTTTCTTTACAATAATGCAGAGAGAATTGAGCAGTAATATAATGGAAGGACTTGCAAATGCTTATAAAGAAAGCGGCTGGCTTCCGGAATGGGCAAGTCCCGGACACAGAGACTGTATGGTTGGATCAAATTCAGCATCAATAATTGCTGACGCATATTTAAAAGGAATTCGCGGATTTGATATTAACTCATGTTACGATGGTATTCTCAAAAACTCTGAAAATGAAGGTCCGCTTAAATCTGTTGGAAGATTTGGTGCTAAATATTACAATACTCTTGGCTATATTCCTTATGATGTTAATGTGAATGAAAATGTTGCCAGAACTTTGGAATATTGTTATGATGATTTTACAATAATGAAACTCGCAAAAGCCTTAAATCGTCCGCAAAGTGAAATCAATCTTTTTGCAAAACGTGCATTGAATTATAAAAATGTTTTTGATCCATCAACAAATTTTATGCGAGGGAAAAACAAAGATGGAAACTGGCAATCTCCTTTTATTCCGGAAAAATGGGGAGACGCATTTACAGAAGGTTCATCATGGCATTATACTTGGTCAGTCTTTCATGATCCGCAAGGACTAATTGATTTGATGGGCGGACGAGAAAAATTTGTAAATAAATTGGATTCAGTTTTTACTTCGGAACCAACCTTTGATTTTTCTTATTACGGAATTCAAATTCATGAAATAACAGAAATGGTTATTGCGGGAATGGGGCAGTATGCACATGGCAATCAGCCGATTCAACATGCTATTTATTTATATAATTATGCCGGTGAACCCTGGAAAGCACAAAAATATGTTCGTCAAACTTTAGATTTAATGTACACTCCATATCCGGATGGACTATGCGGTGATGAGGATAATGGTCAAACTTCTGCATGGTATGTAATGTCTGCTGCTGGTTTCTATTCTGTTTGTCCCGGAACAGACGAATATGTTTTAGGTTCACCTCTTTTCGAGAAAGTAACACTGAAACTTGAAAACGGAAAAACATATACAATTGCCGGAAAGAATAATTCAAGTGAAAATATTTACATCCATAATGCAAAACTAAACGGTGAAAATTACACCAAGAATTTTATTCGTCATAGCGATATTATGAATGGTGGAAAATTGGATTTTGAAATGAGTAATACTCCAAATTTGAAAAGAGGAATTAATAAAGAAGATTTCCCATATTCATTTTCAAACGAATTTAAAAAATAA
- a CDS encoding alpha/beta hydrolase yields MLMSLNIKGQNKIENPFTLVYKGAIIENLSGEVNIRQVNYKLNGIEISANVYTPANYDSLKTYQAIVVAQPNGGVKEQVAGLYAQRLAESGYITIAADASFQGASGGYPRNVDKPSNRIEDVRGMADFISHYKGVNKENIGLLGICGGGGYSLAAAQTDKRFKAVATLSMFNSGLVRRNGFMNSQVSSIHERLKQASDARAQEAVGGEVIYAANAEITDEMADKMPFDLYREGHYYYNRTHAHPNSTFRYTMSSLLDLMAFDATTNMDLINQPLLMIAGSKADTYYMSESAFKLATGTKEKELFLIDGATHIQTYYVPEYVDQAMDKLNEFFDKYL; encoded by the coding sequence ATGTTAATGAGTTTAAATATCAAAGGGCAAAATAAAATAGAAAATCCTTTTACACTTGTTTACAAGGGTGCAATAATAGAAAATCTTTCAGGTGAGGTAAATATTCGACAAGTAAATTATAAACTTAATGGCATTGAAATATCTGCAAATGTTTATACACCAGCAAATTATGATTCTTTGAAAACTTATCAAGCTATTGTTGTTGCACAGCCTAATGGCGGAGTAAAGGAACAAGTAGCGGGATTATATGCCCAACGTTTGGCAGAATCTGGTTATATCACCATTGCTGCCGATGCATCATTCCAAGGAGCCAGCGGTGGGTATCCTCGTAATGTTGATAAACCATCAAATAGGATTGAGGATGTAAGAGGAATGGCAGATTTTATCTCACATTATAAAGGTGTAAACAAAGAGAATATAGGTTTATTGGGAATCTGTGGCGGTGGAGGTTATTCATTAGCTGCCGCTCAAACCGATAAAAGATTTAAAGCTGTAGCTACTTTAAGTATGTTTAATTCCGGACTAGTAAGACGAAACGGATTTATGAATTCCCAAGTATCTTCAATTCATGAAAGATTAAAACAAGCATCTGATGCACGCGCTCAAGAAGCAGTGGGTGGCGAAGTTATATATGCCGCAAATGCAGAAATTACAGATGAAATGGCTGATAAAATGCCATTCGATTTATATCGAGAAGGTCATTACTACTATAACAGAACTCATGCGCATCCCAATTCAACTTTCAGGTATACTATGAGTAGTCTGCTCGATTTGATGGCTTTTGATGCAACCACTAATATGGATTTAATAAATCAACCTTTGTTAATGATTGCCGGAAGTAAAGCCGATACATATTACATGTCAGAAAGCGCATTTAAACTTGCTACTGGCACTAAAGAAAAGGAATTATTTTTGATTGATGGAGCAACTCACATTCAAACATATTATGTTCCAGAATATGTAGATCAAGCAATGGACAAACTCAACGAGTTCTTCGACAAGTATTTATAA
- a CDS encoding aldo/keto reductase, protein MNSVKLNNGVEMPILGFGVFQVTDLKECENSVLQAIEAGYRLIDTAAIYMNETAVGNAIKISGVEREDLFITTKLWVHDTGYEKTKAAFEKSLNKLQLDYLDLYLIHQPYSDVHGSWRAMEELYKEGKVRAIGVSNFHPDRVMDIIAFNEIAPAVNQIETHPFNQQIEAQKFLIDTGVQLESWGPFAEGRNNLFQNDLLLSIAARYNKSLAQVVLRWLTQRGIVAIPKSVKKERIKENFNIFDFELNPEDMKAIANLDMKTSYFFDHHNPEIIKWMGSRKVDL, encoded by the coding sequence ATGAATTCAGTAAAACTTAATAATGGTGTTGAAATGCCGATTCTTGGTTTTGGAGTATTTCAAGTTACAGATCTTAAAGAATGTGAAAATAGTGTCCTTCAAGCAATTGAAGCCGGTTATCGACTTATCGACACTGCCGCAATTTACATGAACGAAACAGCAGTTGGAAATGCTATCAAAATTAGCGGTGTTGAAAGAGAAGACCTTTTTATAACAACTAAACTTTGGGTGCATGACACAGGTTATGAAAAAACAAAAGCTGCATTTGAAAAATCGTTAAATAAACTTCAACTAGATTATCTTGATTTGTATTTAATCCATCAGCCATATAGTGATGTTCATGGTTCATGGAGAGCAATGGAAGAACTCTACAAAGAAGGAAAAGTGAGAGCAATTGGTGTAAGCAATTTTCACCCCGATCGAGTAATGGATATTATTGCTTTTAACGAAATTGCTCCGGCAGTAAATCAAATTGAAACTCATCCATTCAATCAACAAATAGAAGCTCAGAAATTTTTAATTGATACTGGAGTTCAATTAGAATCTTGGGGCCCATTTGCAGAAGGAAGAAACAATCTATTTCAAAACGATTTACTGCTTTCTATTGCTGCAAGGTATAATAAAAGCTTAGCTCAAGTTGTGCTTCGTTGGCTTACACAAAGAGGAATAGTTGCAATACCTAAATCTGTAAAAAAAGAAAGGATAAAAGAAAATTTCAACATTTTTGATTTTGAATTAAATCCAGAAGATATGAAAGCAATTGCAAATCTTGATATGAAAACCAGCTACTTTTTCGATCATCACAATCCGGAAATTATTAAATGGATGGGAAGCAGAAAAGTTGACTTATAG
- a CDS encoding family 78 glycoside hydrolase catalytic domain → MRTNFGEKVFLTNNLSFLFTFLALVFSFNLTIAANKIIVNNLRTEYKQNPIGINSKIPRLSWEIITEQRNFIQSAYQIKAAKSIAELESDKNLIWNSGKIISDRSNQIEYKGNNLKSSERIFWQVKIWGIDGSQSQWSDPAFWEMGLINKSDWKAKWIEQSEKDNLKNSTACPMFRKEINLKKGIKSAKAYVTSHGLYELRINGKKISEQLFTPGWTSYNARLQYQTYDVTQNLISGENSLGAILANGWYKGPMKWDYTPNNYGSKLGLLLQIEITFEDGSTKTIISDESWKYSTGPILMSEIYDGEIYDARLEKSGWDNNNYDDNSWEKVSVANYGYENLIASEGPEVKVTQTIRPINKFVTPNGELVFDFGQNMVGWIQIKLNGNAGEKITLKHGEVLDQDGNLYLANLRKAKQIVEYTFKGEKEEIYEPRFTFQGFRYVAVTDYKGEIALNDLVGKVIHSDMTPTGNFECSDSLINQLQKNIQWGLRGNFLDVPTDCPQRDERLGWTGDAQVFAPTACFNMDAASFYSKWMKDFIPDQLSDGRIPHVIPNILPNEGGAAGWADAGIIVPWTVYLNYGDKRILETQYESMKKWIEYLKTRAGDSFLWNTAVGYGDWLAFATNRSDYPGATTDKDLIGTAYYYYSTSLMNKIAFVLGKNKDAEEFSLLMTKIKNAFQKEFITSSGRIASNTQTAYLLALAFDLVPENSKNETAKRLANDVKNFGHLTSGFLGASHIAKVLTDFGYEDLAFKLLFRKEYPSWLYPVTKGATTIWERWDGIKTDGTFQSEGMNSFNHYAYGAIGKWLYSDVAGIDLDENIPGFKNIIVNPHTNENLKFAKAEFNSIYGKIKSSWKNVDNIFKLELEIPANTTADVFLPTDKKENILESGKSLNEILGINSVKVESGKIVLHIGSGKYHFEVK, encoded by the coding sequence ATGAGAACTAACTTCGGGGAAAAAGTATTTTTAACAAATAATTTATCTTTTCTTTTCACATTTCTAGCTCTTGTATTTTCTTTCAATTTAACTATTGCCGCAAATAAGATAATTGTTAATAATCTGCGAACTGAATACAAGCAAAACCCAATTGGAATTAATAGTAAAATTCCAAGATTAAGCTGGGAAATAATTACCGAGCAAAGAAATTTTATTCAATCGGCATATCAAATAAAAGCTGCTAAAAGTATTGCGGAACTTGAATCAGACAAAAACTTAATTTGGAATTCCGGGAAGATAATTTCAGATCGTTCAAATCAAATAGAGTATAAAGGAAATAATTTAAAATCATCTGAAAGAATTTTTTGGCAAGTAAAAATTTGGGGAATTGACGGAAGCCAATCCCAATGGAGCGATCCCGCATTTTGGGAAATGGGTTTAATTAATAAAAGTGATTGGAAAGCAAAATGGATTGAGCAATCGGAAAAAGACAATCTGAAAAATTCAACTGCTTGCCCAATGTTTAGAAAAGAAATTAACTTGAAGAAAGGAATAAAATCTGCCAAAGCTTATGTTACAAGTCATGGATTATATGAACTTAGAATTAATGGTAAAAAAATAAGTGAGCAGCTTTTCACTCCGGGCTGGACAAGTTACAATGCAAGACTTCAATACCAGACTTATGATGTAACACAAAATTTAATTAGTGGCGAAAATTCTTTGGGTGCAATTCTTGCAAACGGCTGGTATAAAGGTCCGATGAAATGGGATTATACTCCTAATAATTATGGCTCAAAACTCGGTTTACTTTTGCAAATTGAAATCACTTTCGAAGATGGTTCAACGAAAACAATTATTTCTGATGAGAGTTGGAAATACTCAACTGGACCAATTTTAATGTCTGAAATTTATGACGGTGAAATATATGATGCCCGCTTAGAAAAATCCGGCTGGGATAATAATAATTATGATGATAATTCTTGGGAAAAAGTTTCCGTTGCAAATTACGGGTACGAAAATCTCATTGCTTCGGAAGGACCGGAAGTAAAAGTAACACAAACAATTCGCCCTATTAATAAATTCGTTACTCCAAACGGAGAACTCGTTTTTGATTTTGGACAAAATATGGTTGGTTGGATTCAAATAAAATTAAATGGAAATGCCGGAGAAAAAATCACTTTAAAACATGGTGAGGTTTTAGATCAAGATGGAAATCTTTATTTAGCAAATTTGCGTAAAGCCAAGCAAATAGTTGAGTACACATTTAAAGGTGAAAAAGAAGAGATTTATGAACCACGCTTTACTTTTCAAGGATTTAGATATGTTGCGGTAACAGATTATAAAGGTGAAATTGCACTCAACGATTTAGTTGGAAAAGTTATTCACTCGGATATGACTCCAACCGGAAATTTTGAATGTTCTGATTCTTTAATCAATCAGCTTCAAAAAAATATCCAATGGGGATTGCGCGGAAATTTTCTTGATGTTCCAACCGATTGTCCGCAGCGAGATGAAAGATTAGGATGGACGGGAGATGCACAAGTTTTTGCTCCAACTGCATGTTTCAATATGGATGCCGCTTCGTTCTATTCGAAATGGATGAAAGATTTTATTCCAGATCAGTTAAGCGATGGAAGAATTCCGCATGTAATTCCAAATATTCTTCCCAATGAGGGCGGCGCTGCCGGCTGGGCAGATGCTGGAATAATTGTTCCTTGGACAGTCTATTTGAATTACGGCGATAAACGAATTTTAGAAACTCAATATGAATCGATGAAGAAATGGATAGAATATTTAAAGACTCGCGCCGGTGATTCTTTTTTATGGAATACCGCCGTCGGATACGGAGATTGGCTTGCTTTCGCAACAAATCGTTCTGACTATCCTGGAGCTACAACAGATAAAGATTTAATAGGAACCGCATATTATTATTACTCAACAAGTTTAATGAACAAAATTGCTTTTGTGCTTGGGAAAAATAAAGATGCTGAAGAATTTTCACTTTTAATGACTAAAATTAAAAATGCATTTCAAAAAGAGTTTATTACTTCAAGCGGTAGAATTGCTTCAAATACACAAACGGCTTATTTACTTGCATTGGCATTTGATTTAGTTCCAGAAAATTCAAAGAATGAAACGGCAAAAAGATTGGCCAATGATGTAAAGAATTTTGGTCATCTTACAAGTGGATTTCTTGGTGCTTCTCATATTGCAAAAGTACTGACTGATTTTGGTTATGAAGATTTGGCATTTAAACTTTTGTTTAGAAAAGAATACCCATCTTGGTTATATCCGGTTACAAAAGGTGCAACAACAATTTGGGAACGCTGGGACGGAATTAAAACTGACGGAACTTTTCAAAGTGAAGGAATGAATTCTTTCAATCATTATGCGTATGGAGCAATTGGCAAATGGCTTTACAGCGATGTTGCCGGAATTGATTTGGATGAGAATATTCCCGGTTTTAAAAATATTATTGTAAATCCGCATACAAATGAAAACCTTAAATTTGCCAAAGCTGAGTTCAACTCAATTTATGGGAAAATCAAATCATCGTGGAAAAATGTAGATAACATTTTTAAACTGGAACTTGAAATTCCGGCAAATACAACCGCAGATGTTTTTCTTCCAACTGACAAAAAGGAAAATATTTTAGAAAGCGGAAAATCTTTAAATGAAATTTTAGGAATAAATTCTGTAAAAGTTGAAAGTGGAAAAATAGTTTTACACATTGGTTCCGGCAAATATCATTTTGAAGTTAAATAA